The Pseudoalteromonas sp. UG3-2 genome contains a region encoding:
- a CDS encoding S41 family peptidase translates to MTKIKSLVLAIAAAAAPFVSAYQTEDTRLLRFPDIHKDKVTFVYAGDIYVADTQSGQSQRLTDHIGFETFPKFSPDGSKIAFAAEYNGSRQIYVINADGSGLKQLTYYNDVGPMPPRGGYDYRVMDWTPDGKHIVFRANRTPWGKRMGRPYMVPVDGGLEQPMAIPETGGGMLSPDGSKYVYTPIDREFRTWKRSRGGRAQDVWVYDLENNSSKQLTTNPATDQQPTWVNDSIYFVSDRDYTLNLYQYRDGKQPVKMTDHKDFDVLWPSAGPDAIVYENGGYLYRFDEATNSSERLTIDVAGVRQYAMLYSKNVSDFIDSMDISHDGKRALFTARGELFSVPVKQGPTRNLSYTPEGREIEASWSPNGRYIAYMSDATGEYEIYLKDRANNNKTIQLTSDGTIWRFTPIWSADSKKLLFADKNHTLWWLDAQSGDLHKIDTAKYNEDGLTQYTWSPNSADIVFVKNNENRYSSLWHYNIDSDKVTRLTDEMTSERNPTFSPDGEHLYFTSERDYNLTFSSYEFDYMFNDATRIYSVAVNNQIEPLNAFNSDESEIKTAGDDAESDKADSNNRIEADGFMSRVVALAAPAGNYRALTAVEDGVLTLTGGALKLLGTKPDSKLKTVAKGVSSYKVAASGKHIIARAGNDYSVIAPKAKQDLKANKLDLSNMTLKIDPQVEWQQMYVEGWRTLRDWFYDENHHGQDWDAILAKYQPMADAVAHRSDLDYVLSEIAGEINAGHIYVQSGDAPTAERKKHGLLGAEISAHQSGYVKIERIFKGENWHENYRSPLDETAVNASVGDFIISVNGRSVKDVVNFYELLENTQGEQVELVLSKTPNADASWKTTVKPVASEQGLRYMAWVQSRADYVDKLSGGKIGYVHLPNTHYDGNRSLFKNFMPQTNKDALIIDDRYNGGGFIPEHMITWLARKPLNYWKRRGVEPTKTPQFAHDGPKAMLINGYSSSGGDALPYYFRQAGLGKLIGTRTWGGLIGISGNPSLVDGGQVIAATFRILDNDGNWIIENEGVSPDIEVIDRPELIHAGKDPSVERAVEELLKELKANPKKELTVPPAPSKF, encoded by the coding sequence ATGACAAAGATAAAATCGTTAGTGCTGGCCATTGCTGCGGCAGCCGCACCTTTTGTATCCGCTTATCAAACCGAAGATACCCGCTTATTGCGTTTCCCCGACATTCACAAAGACAAAGTAACATTTGTCTATGCTGGCGACATTTACGTTGCTGATACACAGTCGGGCCAGAGTCAACGCTTAACCGACCACATCGGCTTTGAAACTTTTCCGAAGTTTTCACCCGATGGCAGTAAAATTGCGTTTGCCGCTGAGTATAACGGTAGCCGTCAAATCTATGTGATTAATGCCGATGGCTCGGGGCTAAAACAGCTGACTTACTATAACGATGTTGGCCCCATGCCGCCACGCGGAGGCTATGACTACCGCGTAATGGATTGGACGCCCGATGGCAAACACATCGTCTTTAGAGCCAACCGTACCCCTTGGGGTAAGCGCATGGGCCGCCCTTATATGGTGCCAGTTGATGGTGGCTTAGAGCAGCCAATGGCGATCCCTGAAACCGGTGGCGGCATGCTCTCACCAGACGGCAGTAAGTATGTTTATACGCCAATCGACCGAGAGTTTAGAACCTGGAAGCGCTCTCGCGGCGGCCGTGCTCAAGATGTTTGGGTTTACGATTTAGAAAATAATAGCTCTAAACAGCTGACCACCAACCCAGCTACCGATCAACAACCAACCTGGGTGAACGACAGCATTTATTTTGTTTCAGACCGTGACTACACCCTTAATCTCTACCAGTACCGCGACGGCAAGCAACCAGTGAAAATGACCGACCACAAAGACTTTGATGTGTTGTGGCCATCGGCGGGCCCCGATGCCATCGTCTATGAAAACGGCGGTTACCTTTATCGCTTTGATGAAGCCACGAATAGCTCTGAACGCTTAACCATCGACGTCGCTGGTGTGCGCCAATATGCCATGCTATATAGCAAAAATGTCAGTGATTTTATCGACTCAATGGACATTTCTCACGACGGTAAACGGGCGCTATTTACCGCCCGCGGCGAACTGTTCTCCGTGCCTGTAAAGCAAGGCCCAACGCGTAACCTTTCTTACACCCCAGAAGGCAGAGAAATTGAAGCCAGCTGGTCGCCTAATGGCCGTTATATTGCTTACATGAGCGATGCCACTGGCGAGTATGAGATCTACTTAAAAGACCGAGCCAATAACAATAAGACCATTCAACTGACCAGTGATGGCACCATTTGGCGCTTTACCCCAATTTGGTCTGCAGACAGCAAAAAGCTGTTGTTTGCCGATAAAAACCACACCTTGTGGTGGCTGGATGCGCAATCTGGTGACCTACACAAGATTGATACCGCCAAATACAACGAAGATGGTTTAACCCAATATACCTGGTCACCAAATAGCGCAGACATTGTTTTTGTTAAAAACAATGAAAACCGCTACAGCTCACTGTGGCATTACAATATCGATAGCGACAAGGTGACGCGCCTCACTGACGAAATGACCAGTGAGCGTAACCCAACGTTCTCACCTGATGGCGAGCACTTATATTTCACCTCAGAACGTGACTATAACTTAACCTTTAGCAGCTACGAATTTGATTATATGTTTAACGACGCCACCCGCATTTACAGTGTCGCCGTAAACAATCAAATTGAGCCATTAAATGCTTTTAATAGTGATGAGTCTGAGATCAAAACCGCAGGTGACGACGCCGAATCAGATAAAGCGGACAGCAATAATCGCATCGAAGCCGATGGCTTTATGTCGCGAGTCGTAGCATTAGCCGCACCAGCTGGTAATTACCGCGCACTCACGGCGGTGGAAGACGGCGTGCTCACTTTAACCGGTGGGGCATTAAAGCTACTCGGCACCAAGCCAGACAGCAAACTAAAAACCGTAGCCAAGGGCGTTTCCAGCTATAAAGTGGCTGCCAGTGGCAAGCATATTATTGCCCGCGCAGGTAACGATTACAGTGTGATTGCGCCAAAAGCAAAACAGGATCTAAAAGCAAATAAGTTAGATCTTTCTAACATGACGCTAAAAATTGATCCGCAAGTGGAATGGCAGCAAATGTATGTGGAAGGCTGGCGTACACTGAGAGATTGGTTCTACGACGAGAACCATCATGGTCAAGATTGGGATGCCATTTTAGCCAAATATCAACCCATGGCGGATGCCGTGGCACACCGCAGCGATCTGGATTATGTTTTAAGTGAAATTGCCGGTGAGATCAATGCTGGTCACATTTATGTGCAATCGGGTGACGCCCCTACTGCTGAGCGCAAAAAACATGGCTTGTTAGGCGCAGAGATCAGCGCGCACCAATCGGGCTATGTCAAAATTGAGCGCATTTTCAAAGGCGAAAATTGGCATGAAAACTACCGCTCACCACTTGATGAAACCGCGGTAAACGCCAGCGTTGGTGATTTTATCATTAGTGTTAACGGCCGCTCGGTGAAGGACGTAGTAAACTTCTATGAGCTACTGGAAAACACCCAAGGCGAGCAAGTGGAGCTGGTGCTAAGCAAAACACCTAATGCTGACGCGAGCTGGAAGACCACAGTGAAACCGGTTGCCAGTGAACAAGGCTTACGCTATATGGCATGGGTGCAGTCTCGTGCCGACTACGTTGATAAGCTCTCGGGCGGTAAAATTGGTTATGTACACTTGCCAAACACCCATTACGATGGCAACCGCTCGCTGTTTAAAAACTTTATGCCACAAACCAATAAAGACGCTTTAATCATTGATGACCGTTATAATGGTGGTGGCTTTATCCCTGAGCACATGATCACTTGGTTGGCTCGTAAGCCACTGAACTACTGGAAGCGCCGTGGCGTTGAACCCACTAAAACGCCACAGTTTGCTCACGATGGTCCTAAAGCCATGTTGATCAACGGCTACTCAAGCTCCGGGGGCGATGCCTTACCTTACTACTTCCGCCAAGCTGGATTAGGTAAGCTCATTGGTACTCGCACTTGGGGTGGCCTAATTGGTATTTCTGGCAACCCAAGCCTTGTTGATGGTGGTCAAGTCATTGCCGCTACCTTCCGCATTCTCGATAACGACGGTAACTGGATCATCGAGAACGAAGGGGTCAGCCCAGATATCGAGGTGATTGATCGCCCTGAGCTTATTCACGCAGGCAAGGACCCTTCCGTAGAGCGTGCGGTTGAAGAGCTATTAAAAGAGCTTAAGGCCAATCCGAAAAAAGAACTGACTGTGCCACCTGCGCCGTCAAAGTTCTAA
- a CDS encoding TonB-dependent receptor plug domain-containing protein, whose amino-acid sequence MPHTWPLVIFSCLLFAPSCLALDDLYSLSLEELQDVKVTIATKTDTQLKYTPSSVSYFSQQHIRDLGITTLTELFAHIPGFYPMYNPVEGNESYLIARGHPQKYANTLLLLINGQRINEDYTGGINYIDRFISLHNVERVEVVRGPGSTLYGSNAFNGVVNIITKTENYITLGVGSFSQRTLNLGATYQGETISAGFDGHFYQDDGDTLGNVFDRFLLQDATNDAHEAQQLEAFVSAYGVTFNTRYHRSARDSYYLFRRLRDGTTKHENQHWLSRLGYQYTVNDSWAVKAALEYSKATRKSLTALELQGNAPFNNADFLFGEDFTYDSYRAIVDSQYFYSDSQTWSAGIELVESQVPEGYLRSNYDLYSELEYLNQIVTFTQPGQRVVLPNTRRIKMAYLQLESVWSEHWRTTFGLRRDSYNDVAGRTNPRGAVIYTFDDHHLFKLLYGEAYRAPSLGDLYDEESGLTVGNRTLRPTTLKATELVYQYTGNSLSFSLSLFHNHIDDLIDFSSSGDAVFLGNIANNKATGVEIEWHADLSQYVDLKGTFSHLFSNDTEINPDQSKTPSEDLVPRTHAMTSIVVKPSERWRGSLSVHSRSGVKVLQQFDDSWTVAAAINYQYSENALFSLDINNLLDSNYHTAAIIPLGIKDSREFSSFQARGREIKLSYRYQF is encoded by the coding sequence ATGCCTCATACATGGCCCCTAGTTATTTTTAGTTGTTTGTTGTTTGCACCGTCATGCTTAGCTTTGGACGATCTTTATAGCCTGTCACTAGAAGAACTACAGGATGTAAAGGTCACTATCGCGACCAAAACCGATACCCAGCTCAAATATACGCCTTCATCAGTCAGCTATTTTTCACAACAGCACATTCGAGATCTAGGCATAACCACGCTCACCGAGCTGTTTGCGCATATACCTGGCTTTTATCCTATGTATAACCCCGTTGAGGGCAATGAATCTTATTTAATCGCCCGGGGGCATCCACAAAAATACGCCAATACCTTGCTGTTATTGATTAATGGCCAACGTATAAATGAAGACTATACCGGTGGCATCAACTATATTGACCGCTTTATTAGCCTACACAATGTCGAACGTGTCGAAGTGGTAAGAGGGCCGGGTTCCACCTTGTATGGCTCAAACGCGTTTAATGGTGTGGTGAATATCATCACCAAAACTGAAAATTACATCACCCTTGGGGTGGGCTCTTTTTCACAGCGAACTTTGAACCTTGGGGCGACATACCAAGGCGAAACCATCTCTGCAGGATTTGATGGCCACTTTTATCAAGATGACGGCGACACTCTTGGCAACGTCTTTGATCGCTTCTTGCTTCAAGATGCCACCAATGATGCTCACGAGGCGCAACAACTAGAAGCGTTTGTTTCTGCCTACGGTGTAACCTTTAATACGCGCTACCACCGCTCTGCTCGCGACAGTTATTACTTATTTCGCCGCTTGCGTGATGGCACCACAAAACATGAAAACCAACATTGGCTATCGCGCTTGGGCTATCAATACACTGTTAATGATAGCTGGGCCGTTAAAGCGGCACTAGAATATTCTAAAGCCACGCGAAAGTCGCTTACCGCACTAGAACTACAAGGAAACGCGCCATTTAATAATGCGGATTTTTTATTCGGTGAGGACTTTACTTACGACTCTTATCGCGCCATTGTTGACTCACAGTACTTTTACTCTGACTCGCAAACGTGGTCAGCGGGTATTGAATTGGTCGAATCCCAAGTACCAGAAGGCTATTTGCGCAGCAATTACGATCTTTATTCTGAGCTTGAGTACTTGAATCAAATAGTCACCTTTACTCAGCCCGGACAGCGAGTGGTTCTGCCAAACACACGCCGTATCAAAATGGCTTACTTACAACTGGAGTCGGTGTGGAGCGAACATTGGCGCACGACGTTTGGTTTGCGTCGAGATAGCTACAATGATGTGGCAGGCAGAACAAACCCTCGTGGCGCGGTGATTTACACATTTGATGACCACCATTTATTCAAACTACTTTACGGTGAGGCCTATCGAGCTCCTTCACTTGGCGACCTTTACGATGAAGAAAGTGGCTTAACGGTGGGCAATCGCACTTTGCGGCCAACCACGCTCAAAGCAACAGAATTGGTTTACCAATATACAGGAAACAGCCTCTCTTTCTCCCTTAGTTTGTTCCACAACCATATTGATGACCTTATTGATTTTAGTAGCAGTGGCGACGCCGTCTTTTTAGGCAATATTGCCAACAACAAAGCCACTGGCGTTGAAATAGAGTGGCATGCTGACCTATCACAATATGTTGACTTAAAAGGGACTTTCTCTCATTTATTCAGCAACGACACTGAGATTAATCCGGATCAGAGCAAAACTCCTTCAGAAGATTTAGTGCCCCGGACTCATGCCATGACGTCTATTGTGGTTAAACCCAGCGAGCGTTGGCGAGGGTCATTGTCTGTCCATAGTCGCAGCGGGGTAAAAGTGTTACAACAATTCGATGATAGCTGGACGGTCGCGGCGGCCATTAATTATCAATACAGTGAAAACGCGTTGTTCTCCTTAGATATTAACAATTTACTCGACAGCAACTACCACACCGCTGCAATCATTCCATTAGGAATTAAAGATAGTCGCGAGTTCAGTAGCTTTCAGGCACGTGGTAGAGAAATAAAACTCAGCTACCGGTATCAGTTTTAA
- a CDS encoding putative porin: MKQLLSLAAISLLVSTSAAANAGNVNKSWFNGASYTHNDGTDNNALMLSSRYYFAPQASSGVWDDFGYLDTDSNIGVSYINDDFDNAFSADGEGFITNQWFVSGSISDLGNADDHYSLGFGYLYNDNLKLSVRQEEYDNGDTTWFKAQYNHPLNNTDYVGFSIETEDQLDAFNLGARYFKHVGGDSYFAIDVEHNRIDNDFVDDSITNIMANYYFTRHLALGLGSYDSDLAVEGKYFFNDTYYLTANVVDTEGGETSSLNFVAQF; encoded by the coding sequence ATGAAACAGCTATTATCACTTGCAGCCATTTCCCTACTCGTATCCACTTCTGCTGCAGCCAATGCCGGCAACGTCAATAAGTCATGGTTTAATGGCGCCAGTTATACCCACAATGATGGTACTGATAATAACGCCCTAATGCTTTCTTCACGTTACTATTTTGCCCCTCAAGCCTCCTCAGGTGTGTGGGATGATTTTGGCTACCTCGATACCGACAGTAATATTGGTGTGAGTTACATTAATGATGATTTTGACAACGCCTTCTCTGCCGATGGCGAAGGGTTTATTACTAACCAGTGGTTTGTCAGTGGCAGCATCAGTGATTTAGGCAATGCCGATGATCATTACTCACTGGGCTTTGGTTACCTCTATAATGACAACTTAAAACTCAGCGTTCGCCAAGAGGAATATGACAATGGTGACACCACCTGGTTTAAAGCACAGTACAACCACCCGCTCAATAACACTGACTACGTTGGTTTTAGTATTGAAACCGAAGATCAATTAGACGCCTTTAATTTAGGTGCCCGCTACTTTAAACATGTTGGCGGTGACAGCTATTTTGCTATTGATGTTGAACACAACCGAATCGATAACGACTTTGTTGATGACTCCATCACCAACATCATGGCCAATTACTACTTTACCCGCCACCTTGCACTGGGTTTAGGCAGTTATGACTCCGACCTAGCAGTAGAAGGTAAGTACTTCTTCAACGACACTTACTACCTAACAGCCAATGTCGTTGACACTGAAGGCGGCGAAACCAGCAGTTTGAATTTTGTGGCACAGTTTTAA
- a CDS encoding ABC transporter ATP-binding protein, with product MVVVEDLVFTRRDGDTTRTILNRAHFTIAEHEQVAIIGDSGSGKTTLINLLGGLLRPDAGNIWVAGKNIAQLNDTEQAIYRRSVGMVFQHYQLLAPLTVRDNITFQAQLNHRQPSQDEIITLTERLGISNKLDAYPSQLSGGEQQRVGIARALLNQPALLLADEPTGNLDAQRSEEVVSLMQSLCREQGINLIMVTHSQQLAHALDRQILIQDQVAHG from the coding sequence GTGGTTGTTGTTGAAGATCTTGTTTTTACTCGCCGTGACGGCGATACCACGCGCACCATTTTAAATCGTGCTCATTTTACCATCGCCGAGCACGAGCAAGTTGCCATTATTGGCGACAGCGGTTCAGGGAAAACCACCTTGATCAATTTGCTTGGGGGGTTATTACGCCCAGACGCCGGTAATATTTGGGTGGCGGGCAAAAATATTGCCCAGCTTAATGATACCGAGCAAGCCATATACCGCAGAAGTGTTGGCATGGTTTTTCAACATTACCAGTTGCTAGCGCCATTAACAGTGCGCGATAACATTACCTTTCAAGCACAGCTTAATCATCGCCAACCCAGTCAGGATGAAATCATCACCCTCACAGAGAGGTTGGGCATTAGTAACAAACTGGATGCCTACCCAAGCCAGCTTTCTGGTGGCGAGCAACAGCGAGTAGGAATAGCGCGTGCGCTGCTTAATCAACCGGCACTGTTATTGGCCGACGAACCCACCGGTAATCTCGATGCCCAGCGCAGTGAAGAAGTGGTGTCACTGATGCAAAGCCTCTGTCGTGAACAAGGTATAAACTTGATTATGGTGACCCACAGCCAGCAATTAGCACATGCCCTTGACCGACAAATTTTAATTCAAGACCAAGTTGCCCATGGTTAA
- a CDS encoding winged helix-turn-helix domain-containing protein → MAVEKYPYGFYINDAFINPQSGEVVLQDKVQVLEPKLMTMLLVFVEHARSILGAETLFEQVWPGAIYSPNSVRRNIALLRKSLGDEQKQLLKTHPKRGYSLQAKVTILSAPNGAAGKDEKITRVPTLTVVAALIFVACLLGGMAFDGFFYTSPSPQINTLAEQTPITSGSEQERYMRLSPNGNYMATIQTQDNPNSSHIAIFNLATKQTWRVSQQDKPYTYLAWRDNNLLLYSYNSNAGIKFGQLLLNEDYQVVSDTPLFSRQDISWNSPFFIDDEQQLYYLANRQASEHSRNTSLYQHDLFSGKITTLLPPNDAFKPYKITLSPDKSTLAILGFNRQSKSVVKLMDLATLAVNTVSELDTNWYFFTWLDHQESLLLSDGSQISELSLSGQWRQLPYSSYHFLQYVQVHNNQVYFIDKRADWDIFLVKRNEPESLAAISDSNMLDMDAVISTDEKKVAYISTRNGKPQLFVKSLVDDFEQLVFANKRGKLALHPPIWHKNNERLLSAANNRLFIVDTNKPNVTWLEDAIGVPIAWLKDKNSFVYIDKSAQGDWLYTYNLVTSKRQALQQQLDGRQTIVNNQDELIAVTAAGIKNLSTGALLEAVTTPNLTLFPAAQGLYVRTKQDDQYSLKYIPYSGQSTVNQEDLARLCQRYCENLHSLSENYIVYTTQRYQTDIVSLAITGSR, encoded by the coding sequence TTGGCAGTTGAAAAATATCCCTACGGGTTCTATATCAATGACGCCTTTATCAATCCGCAGTCGGGTGAAGTGGTATTACAGGATAAGGTTCAGGTCCTGGAACCTAAGCTAATGACGATGCTGCTGGTGTTTGTTGAACATGCGCGGAGCATTCTAGGCGCCGAAACCCTGTTCGAACAGGTCTGGCCGGGCGCTATCTATAGTCCTAACTCAGTACGCCGTAACATCGCCTTGCTAAGAAAGTCGCTTGGCGACGAACAAAAACAGTTGCTAAAAACCCACCCAAAGCGCGGCTACAGCTTACAAGCCAAGGTGACGATTTTGTCCGCCCCCAATGGCGCTGCTGGCAAGGATGAGAAAATCACACGAGTACCTACTCTAACCGTAGTGGCCGCATTGATATTTGTGGCCTGTTTACTGGGAGGCATGGCGTTTGATGGTTTTTTTTACACCTCACCCTCACCGCAAATTAATACCTTAGCGGAACAAACGCCAATCACATCAGGTAGTGAACAAGAGCGTTATATGCGCCTAAGCCCTAACGGCAACTACATGGCAACCATTCAAACGCAAGATAACCCTAACAGCAGCCACATTGCTATTTTTAATTTGGCTACTAAACAAACTTGGCGGGTCAGCCAGCAGGACAAACCTTATACCTATCTTGCCTGGCGCGATAATAATTTGCTGCTGTACTCTTACAACAGCAATGCTGGCATCAAGTTTGGCCAGCTGCTGCTGAATGAGGATTATCAAGTGGTCTCTGACACACCCTTATTTTCGCGACAGGATATTAGCTGGAATAGCCCTTTTTTTATTGATGATGAGCAACAGTTGTACTATCTGGCGAATAGACAAGCCTCGGAGCATAGTCGCAACACCAGCTTGTACCAACACGATTTGTTCTCGGGGAAAATCACCACTTTACTGCCGCCCAATGACGCCTTTAAACCATACAAAATCACGCTCTCCCCCGATAAATCAACACTTGCGATACTGGGCTTCAATCGTCAGTCAAAATCCGTGGTAAAGCTCATGGATCTCGCTACGCTGGCCGTTAATACGGTGAGCGAGCTTGATACGAATTGGTATTTTTTTACTTGGTTAGACCATCAAGAGTCCCTGCTATTAAGTGACGGCAGCCAGATATCTGAGCTGAGTTTAAGTGGCCAGTGGCGCCAACTGCCATACAGTAGCTATCACTTCTTGCAGTACGTGCAAGTGCATAATAACCAAGTGTACTTTATCGACAAGCGCGCCGATTGGGATATTTTTTTGGTTAAACGTAACGAGCCAGAAAGTCTAGCGGCTATTTCAGATTCCAATATGCTCGACATGGACGCCGTTATATCAACCGACGAGAAGAAAGTGGCCTATATCTCAACTCGCAATGGTAAGCCACAACTTTTTGTTAAGTCGCTTGTTGATGATTTTGAACAGCTTGTGTTTGCCAATAAACGAGGTAAGCTCGCCCTGCACCCACCTATTTGGCACAAAAATAATGAGCGCTTACTAAGTGCTGCGAACAATCGACTCTTTATCGTTGATACCAATAAGCCGAATGTAACTTGGCTAGAAGATGCCATTGGTGTCCCCATCGCTTGGTTAAAGGATAAAAACAGTTTTGTTTATATCGATAAATCAGCCCAAGGCGACTGGTTGTATACCTACAATCTAGTTACCTCCAAGAGACAGGCCTTACAACAACAGTTGGATGGTCGCCAAACCATAGTGAACAACCAAGATGAGCTGATAGCCGTTACAGCTGCTGGCATAAAGAACCTTTCAACCGGGGCCTTGCTAGAAGCGGTGACCACACCAAACCTAACACTGTTCCCTGCAGCACAAGGCCTCTATGTCAGGACCAAGCAAGACGATCAATATAGTTTAAAGTATATTCCTTATTCCGGCCAAAGTACTGTTAACCAAGAGGACTTAGCAAGGCTTTGCCAACGCTACTGTGAAAACTTACATTCACTATCGGAAAATTATATCGTCTACACCACACAGCGATACCAAACGGATATTGTGTCGTTAGCTATAACAGGCAGCCGGTGA
- a CDS encoding SDR family oxidoreductase, which yields MKKILITGANRGIGLALVNTYLQAGWHVLATCRDPQAATELNALAPTYPELQVFALDVTNYDQMAELSEKLAPVAIDVVINNAGIYGPKGYAFGETDIETWREVMEVNVFATLRLAELFYTHLSHGEDKIFAALSSKVGSNTMNTKGGGYIYRSSKAALNSVIKSLSNDLLNEGIRTVALHPGWVQTEMGGENALITPQESANGLYSVLSHFVDAQSGGFYDYKGEAIPW from the coding sequence GTGAAGAAAATCCTAATCACGGGCGCAAACCGTGGTATTGGCTTGGCGTTAGTTAATACTTACTTGCAAGCTGGCTGGCATGTACTTGCGACCTGCCGCGATCCTCAAGCGGCAACCGAGCTTAATGCGTTAGCACCCACTTACCCTGAACTGCAAGTGTTTGCTTTAGATGTCACTAACTACGACCAGATGGCAGAGCTCAGTGAAAAGTTAGCGCCAGTGGCAATCGATGTAGTGATTAATAACGCTGGTATTTATGGCCCTAAAGGCTATGCCTTTGGTGAAACCGACATAGAAACTTGGCGTGAGGTGATGGAGGTCAATGTCTTTGCTACCTTGCGTTTAGCTGAGTTGTTTTATACCCATTTAAGTCATGGCGAAGACAAAATCTTTGCGGCCTTGTCGTCTAAGGTTGGCAGCAATACCATGAACACCAAAGGCGGCGGTTACATTTATCGCAGCTCAAAAGCTGCGCTCAATTCGGTGATCAAAAGCCTGTCTAATGATTTGCTCAATGAAGGCATTCGCACAGTTGCCTTACACCCAGGCTGGGTGCAAACCGAAATGGGTGGGGAGAATGCGTTAATTACCCCGCAAGAGTCTGCAAATGGCCTCTACAGTGTGCTATCACACTTTGTTGATGCCCAAAGTGGGGGCTTTTACGATTACAAAGGCGAAGCCATTCCCTGGTAA
- a CDS encoding STAS/SEC14 domain-containing protein → MTRAFHGIAVGTERHGERIFFTLKPTGTLTHEDYKVITPIIDNATQAVASPKVYALIDATEFDGWEPRALWDDFKLGLGHRSEFVKIAIYGRQNWQKLAATIGNWFISGEVKYFEEKSAALQWLNAD, encoded by the coding sequence ATGACACGCGCTTTTCACGGTATTGCGGTGGGGACCGAACGCCATGGTGAAAGAATATTCTTTACCTTAAAACCCACAGGTACGCTCACTCATGAAGATTACAAAGTGATCACCCCAATCATCGATAACGCCACGCAGGCGGTGGCCTCACCTAAAGTGTATGCATTAATTGATGCCACCGAGTTCGATGGCTGGGAACCTCGAGCGCTTTGGGATGATTTTAAACTGGGTCTTGGCCATCGCAGTGAGTTTGTAAAAATAGCCATTTATGGCAGACAAAACTGGCAAAAGCTGGCAGCAACCATTGGCAACTGGTTTATCTCAGGAGAAGTGAAATACTTTGAAGAAAAGTCCGCGGCACTGCAGTGGCTTAATGCTGACTAG